The DNA segment TTGTGCTTTTTAAATCCAGCTTGCTTAGTTCAACCCTAGTCCCAATCAGGAATATTTTGGGCTTCTTCACCACCAATACCGATCGCAGTATTATAAATTTCCGCATCGGTTATGGTGAGATTATCCATTGATGCACCGTACACATTAGAGTCGATGACATGGGCGCGAGTCAAGTTTGCCCCATTGAGGTTAGCTTTTTTGAAATTGACGTTGGTGAGGTAGGCTGAAGTTAAGTTAGCTTTTTTTAAGTTGGCGTTAGTTAAGTCAGCACCTTCGAGGTTAGCACCTTCGAGGTTAGCACCTGCCAAATTTGCTCCTCGTAAGTCAGCACCAATTAAATGTTCGCCACTGAGGTTCATGCCTGTTAGATTACACCCGTTACATTCCCCAGTTGATAATAACCTTTGTAGGTCTTGCGGATTCCCAGCTGTTACTGAGTTAGCCAAAAATAGGGGAGTTGCTAAGGCAAGCGCCGCGAATAGCTTAAGTTTCATAATTATCCCCCTTTCTATTTAGATTGTGTCCGTTCTTTACCTCACATTTCTATTATCTCACTAAAATTCAGGATAATGTTGATTTAAAGCACAACTTGTTTGTAACGTAAAAGATGTTTGATTGGATCTTGGATATTATATTGGCTATGGTTTTCAGAGATTTACATCCAAAGAAATAAGCATAAATACTTGGATTAATTTACTGTTAAATATTTTTAAGTTAATGTACCAATTAGTATAGTTTTATTATTAAACTTTTTCAGTATTTGACTATTACTAAGTGGCACGTAGTAATTATGTTATTTGGTACTTTATGTCATCAGAAAATTCCGCATATATTGATTAACTAATTCTGGCTTTTCTTGTTGTACCCAGTGTCCACAAGCGGGAATATACTTAATTTGCAGGTCTTTGACGTAGGTTGATGTGTCATAGGTAAGTTCTTTACCGAGAGCAGTATCATTCTCTCCCCAAATCAAGAGTGTTGGCACATTCAAAATACCCCAACTTTTATTAAAAAAGGAGTGGGAAAAAACATTGCGGTAATAATTCAACATGGCTGTAAGCGCACCTGGTTTTGCCGCAGCATTTCTATAGGTATTGAGGTCATTTGGAGTAAAAGCGTTCTTATTAAATGCTGTGTTTTGAATAGTGTTGGGAATTGCTTGATAATTGGTAGATTGGAGTAGTAATTCAGGCAGTCTAGGGATTTGAAAAAAGAAGATATACCAACTACGTAATAACTGTTGAGGAGTGTACAGGCCTTGAATAAACTTGGCTGGGTGGGGCAAGTTGAGAATGATTAATTTTTCTAGCATATGGGGATGAGCGTAGGCGAATGACCAAGCGATCGCACCACCCCAATCATGACCAACTAGGATACACTTCTCATGTCCTAATTCTTTAATCAGTCCTGCCACGTCTTTGATAAACTCATCCATGACGTAGGCGGATTGCTCTTGTGGCTTATCACTATCGTTGTAGCCACGTAAGTCCACCGCAACAACTTGATAATGTTGGGCAAATTCCGGGATTTGATATCGCCAGGAATACCAACACTCAGGAAACCCATGTAACATCAACATTAATGTCCCTGTTCCTTGGGTAACGTAGTGGAGTTTCACGCCATTAGTAGTGATATATTTATGTGTCCAAGTTTCTTGGGTAACAGACATATTAGACTCCTATGTCATTTATGAATTTAGTCTTAGCGTAAGAATTTTGGCTTAATTAGTAATTATCAAATTCAGCTATTAAATTGATATTGTGCAATATTTTCTGGCTGAAAGCATCTGTTTAAAGATGGTGTTAGGGAACGCCAAAAAATAAATTATTCCAAATTCACGGTTGGTAGGGTGCGTCAGTGTGAATGATTTCTTGGTACAGCTAGGTTTTCCCGCACTGACGCACTCTAAATTTTGGATATTTTTTTATCTGGAAGTTCCTTATATCGGTAATTATAGACTTAATAGAGGCGATAGCAGAATAGTGTAGATAAGTCATCAACACTTGTGAGTAAAAATTATTTTAAATTTTAGTGAGTAGGTATGCTGGGTGGAACACCATCACTATCACATAGTATGTAATAAAATTAAGCTATATCAAGTTTTTTGAATGCTAGTTATGCCTGACATCAAAGAACACGCAGTCATTCTTGCTAGACAATTTCTGCCTTATTACAGATTTATGCGTACGCAAGAATTAACTATTGATAGTAGTCAGGGATTGCAAACAGAGTTGAACAGCAATTCTATTAAAGTTTTAAATTGGAATATTGCTAAAAATAACTTTGAGAAATTTTGGTTTCAAGACTTTTTTAAAATCCTCAGGCTGTACCAACCAGATATCATATTTCTACAAGAAGTCCGTATGGGCGTGAATGTAGAACAAATTATGGGCTTTACAAATATGAGTTGGGCTTATGCGCCTAATTTTATCGATGCTCATCATCAAACTTATTCAGGTATTTTGACGGCAGCAAAAATTAGTGCGATCGCTAAAAAAGTTATCGTCACTAAACACCATGAGCCTGTGTTCAAAACTCCTAAGGTTTCGCTGATTACTGAATATTCCTTATCTCATCAGCAACAGACACTTTTAACTATTAATAGCCATCTAATTAATTTTGTCGATTTAGATAAATTTAAAGCTCAATTACACGAATTAGAGTTAGCCATATCTACCCATAGGGGTTCGATTCTTTTTGCTGGCGATTTCAATACTTGGAGTCGCAAACGAGCAGTCCTTTTAGAGAAAACAGTAATTCGATTGGGTTTAAAAGAAGCACATTTTACACCGGAAGAAAATAAAAAGATTAAACGGTTTCTTTTGTCACCCCCCCTAGATTATATTTTTTATCGTGGTTTGAGTGAAAAACCAGCAACTGCTAAGGTTTTAGATGAAATTTGTTCATCCGATCACAAACCTTTACTGGCAGAATTTACTTATATCGATACATAATAAATTCAGATGCTGATAGACAGTAGCGTCCTTGCTTTTTTTAGCGCAGCTACAGTTGTTATT comes from the Nostoc sp. PCC 7120 = FACHB-418 genome and includes:
- a CDS encoding pentapeptide repeat-containing protein, which codes for MKLKLFAALALATPLFLANSVTAGNPQDLQRLLSTGECNGCNLTGMNLSGEHLIGADLRGANLAGANLEGANLEGADLTNANLKKANLTSAYLTNVNFKKANLNGANLTRAHVIDSNVYGASMDNLTITDAEIYNTAIGIGGEEAQNIPDWD
- a CDS encoding alpha/beta fold hydrolase is translated as MSVTQETWTHKYITTNGVKLHYVTQGTGTLMLMLHGFPECWYSWRYQIPEFAQHYQVVAVDLRGYNDSDKPQEQSAYVMDEFIKDVAGLIKELGHEKCILVGHDWGGAIAWSFAYAHPHMLEKLIILNLPHPAKFIQGLYTPQQLLRSWYIFFFQIPRLPELLLQSTNYQAIPNTIQNTAFNKNAFTPNDLNTYRNAAAKPGALTAMLNYYRNVFSHSFFNKSWGILNVPTLLIWGENDTALGKELTYDTSTYVKDLQIKYIPACGHWVQQEKPELVNQYMRNFLMT
- a CDS encoding endonuclease/exonuclease/phosphatase family protein gives rise to the protein MPDIKEHAVILARQFLPYYRFMRTQELTIDSSQGLQTELNSNSIKVLNWNIAKNNFEKFWFQDFFKILRLYQPDIIFLQEVRMGVNVEQIMGFTNMSWAYAPNFIDAHHQTYSGILTAAKISAIAKKVIVTKHHEPVFKTPKVSLITEYSLSHQQQTLLTINSHLINFVDLDKFKAQLHELELAISTHRGSILFAGDFNTWSRKRAVLLEKTVIRLGLKEAHFTPEENKKIKRFLLSPPLDYIFYRGLSEKPATAKVLDEICSSDHKPLLAEFTYIDT